The genomic interval TAAACTTGTTCAGTTTATCATATCCAACATGCACAGCCGCATATTTTTTGCCCTTCTCATTGAGAATGGTAATGGCATACCTGGTTTTGAGGATGCCTTCTCCGGGCGACTTAACGGTGAAAGTTATTTCTTCCATCCGTTGAACTGCATTGGCATTATCTTTTAGAGAAGGTGGAATAGTATAAACCGAGTATTGTATGTCTCCGGTTGTATCACCAGCCTGTAAAAAGCCATGGAAATAAGAAAGCAAAAGAAAAGTAACTATAAATGTTTTTTTCATATCAAGTATTGTAAAACGAAGTGTACCAGGCACTGAATGAGCTACAATGCCTGGCTATTTGAATTATAATTTTTTGAGTACTACCTGCTCGGCATGCTTGGTAATTACCTGGTTGAAAAATTCTTTTAAGTAGGAATATTCTTCGGCATAATAGACTGGCTTTTTCAATGAGATACGGCTGGTTACCTGCACTACATTCCCGTTTACAGCCGTCATAAATGTAAACCTGCCTGATTTCTCCGGAAGTTCTACAATAGCGCCTTTAGGTAATTCTTCCACCTTGTAGCCTGCCGGGATAGTAATAAAGCAGGAGAAAGTTTCATCCATAGGTACAGCAAAATCTACCGGGAATTTCCGGTTTTCGAGCTTAAAGGGATTTTCATCGGTAGCGTGTGTGAGCAGGGGTTTGATATACATCATATTACCAGCCACCTGTACCTGCTCAGAAAGCGTTACTTCGTATTTGGCATTTATTGCTTTGTTTAACTCTTCTACATCTGTAAAATCATGTTTGGATATTTGCCAGCTGGGATATTTCTTTTTAAACTCTTCTATGTATTTATCTTTCCCATCTGAAAGTATAGCTTTACGCATGGATAAACCACTATATCCGCCTTTGGAGATATCTACTGTACCTTTTAGTTCTCCATTGGCATCCAGGTCGAATTTTCCTGTAAAAACTTCCACCATCCGTTCAGGTGTTTGCAACTGCACCCATCCAGGATTCCGGCTGCTTACCATCCATCCCAGCCCATTCAGGCATCGGGTAGGAAGCATCGTATACCCAATAACAGGATCGGTAGCATCCAGCAACAGGTATTTATCGCCAATGGCTACATGGGCAATTACATAATTAAATTTGCTCAATAAAGCATAACTTTCCATGATCCGGCCATGGTCTCTGGTACTCAGAATCACAGGATTAGCTTCAAGCCCGGCTTCTTTTAATATAGCTACCAGTAACAGATTAATATCTGCCGAATTTCCGGTACGGGCTTCATAGGCTTTCTTTGTGGTGGTTTCTGTATACTTGTTTTTAATGCCGTTCCACTTCATGTATTTTCTTACATATTCATAAATCGCAATGGCTTTCTGAGAAGGCTCAGTAATTTTAGCAGAAATGGCAGCCAGTTCATTTTTTACAAATCCGGTTCTGGCAAGCTGGTCACCAAAATATTCACTTTTTAGTAAGGTTTCAGTAAGGGCTTCCCAGGTATTTGTATAGGTTTTAATCATCTGGCCTGGAAACTTTGTGCTTGCCAGTTCAAATTCTATTTTACTTACAAAATCATCAATGGTAGTCATATAGGGCTCTTCCTTCATGGCAGGCACATCTTTGGCCGTCCAGCGGTAAGAACTTGCTTTGGCCTGTACATTTTCCATTCTGGCTGGTGTCCTTTCACCATAAGTTGAATAGTCTGCATCGATCCGGATAGAAAAGCTCATATCTGTCATCTTTTCTTCCGTGTTAATCGGCTCATATCCCTGGGCAAGCTGCTTATAGTTAAAATATTCGGGAATAACTGCCCTGTATTCGCTCCAGATCACCGGAATTGATTCCTGAAACTGCCACTCTCGGAAATTGTACAGAAAATCTGACTTAATGGTATAACTGAACTCTATAACAGAACCTTCCTTCACGTTAGGCATAGAGAATTTTTTCATATACCAGTTGTCAGATAACTTTTCTTCAAACACCGATTCCTTTGTCAGTTTATCCTTTACAATCTCATTGCCATTGAGGTTATAAGTAAATCCTTTCAAATTGGATATTTCTTCTTCGCTGCTGTTGCTTACCCGGTAGAAAGGAATTTTACCATCAGCCCAGTCA from Rhodocytophaga rosea carries:
- a CDS encoding DUF3857 domain-containing protein; the protein is MCKHFQKTVFCLICTISFLLISTWSIGQPDPVKFGKVELKDLQMKHYAKDTGAAAVVLCDFGNSYFRYSNEEGFQVYFERITRIKILKKSGYDWADGKIPFYRVSNSSEEEISNLKGFTYNLNGNEIVKDKLTKESVFEEKLSDNWYMKKFSMPNVKEGSVIEFSYTIKSDFLYNFREWQFQESIPVIWSEYRAVIPEYFNYKQLAQGYEPINTEEKMTDMSFSIRIDADYSTYGERTPARMENVQAKASSYRWTAKDVPAMKEEPYMTTIDDFVSKIEFELASTKFPGQMIKTYTNTWEALTETLLKSEYFGDQLARTGFVKNELAAISAKITEPSQKAIAIYEYVRKYMKWNGIKNKYTETTTKKAYEARTGNSADINLLLVAILKEAGLEANPVILSTRDHGRIMESYALLSKFNYVIAHVAIGDKYLLLDATDPVIGYTMLPTRCLNGLGWMVSSRNPGWVQLQTPERMVEVFTGKFDLDANGELKGTVDISKGGYSGLSMRKAILSDGKDKYIEEFKKKYPSWQISKHDFTDVEELNKAINAKYEVTLSEQVQVAGNMMYIKPLLTHATDENPFKLENRKFPVDFAVPMDETFSCFITIPAGYKVEELPKGAIVELPEKSGRFTFMTAVNGNVVQVTSRISLKKPVYYAEEYSYLKEFFNQVITKHAEQVVLKKL